The window ATAATTTATAATTATTTTTATTTTGTATTTTATAAAGGAGTGATATCTATGGCTATTGTAAGATTTCATGGTGGTTGTCATCAAATAGGAATGTCATGTATTGAGATAGATACAAAAAAATCTAAGATATTGCTTGATTGCGGTATGGATCCAACAAACAATGCAATTCCAAAAGTTGATGAGAATGTTGATGCGGTTGTTGTATCCCATGCACATTTAGACCACTGTGGTGCAATTCCGTTTTACAAATTTAGAAAAATATATTGTACAACGCCAACAGCAGATTTGATGTATATTACATGGAAAGATACCTTGAACCTTTCAAAATCCTACAAAGAGGAAGACATACAGAGGTCATTAAATAATACTGAAGTATTAAATTACAGAGAAGAAAGGCAGATAACAGAAGACATAACCTTAAAATTCTACAACGCTGGGCATATCCTTGGAAGTGCTTCTATATGTTTAGATATTGATGGAAAAAAGATTCTTTATACTGGGGACATAAACGAAACTCCAACAAGAACACTTCTTCCTGCAGATAAGGATATAGATGAAATTGATGTTTTAATTATTGAATCAACCTATGGTTCCCCATTGGATATAAAACCATCAAGAAAGACATTAGAAAAGCAGTTAATTGATGAAATAGCAGAAACTATTGAAAATGGAGGAAAAGTTATCATTCCAGTATTTGCAATTGGAAGAGCACAAGAAATACTATTAATAATAAATAACTACATTAGAAGTGGAAAATTAAAAGACGTTCCGGTTTATGTTGACGGCTCTCTTATTCACGCTACAGGCATATATATGAGTTACTTAGATTGGCTAAACCCAAAATTAAAAAATATGGTTGAAAATAGGATAAATCCATTTGGCGAACTTAAAAAGGCAGATAATGGAGTATTTAATAAAGAACCTTGCATAATTGTCTCAACTTCTGGAATGGTTCAGGGAGGGCCAGTTTTACAGTATTTGAGTTTATTAAAAAGCCCAAAAAACAAATTGATATTAACTGGTTATCAAGCAGAAGGCACACTTGGAAGAGCGTTGGAGGAAGGTGTTGAAGAAATAACGCCATTTAAAAACAAAATTCCAGTAAGGGGTAAAGTTGTAAAGATAGAGTTCTCAGCACATGGGGATTATAACTCACTTGTAAGATATATCAAAAAAATCCCAACACCAAAAAAGGCATTTGTTGTACATGGGGAAAGATATCAGGCATTATCCTTTGCAATGACAATATGGAAATCTTTAAAGATCCCAACATTCGCTCCAGTAAATGGAAGTATCCTTCCGCTATAAGAGGATACTGAGCGTAGCGAGGTATCCTATTCCTTTTTGATGAAACTTTTTTAAACTGATAGTGTGATACACTGTCAGTTAGTAAAATTTAAATACGACCTAAATTTAAGAATATTTTTTGTAAAACCTATACAATTCTGAAGTAGTATGGTGATACCATGAGAAAATTCTTAGTTATTGGGGTCTTCCCGATGTGAGCATATATGAGTTTTTATACTTATAGAAGAGTTTT of the Methanotorris formicicus Mc-S-70 genome contains:
- a CDS encoding MBL fold metallo-hydrolase, with the translated sequence MAIVRFHGGCHQIGMSCIEIDTKKSKILLDCGMDPTNNAIPKVDENVDAVVVSHAHLDHCGAIPFYKFRKIYCTTPTADLMYITWKDTLNLSKSYKEEDIQRSLNNTEVLNYREERQITEDITLKFYNAGHILGSASICLDIDGKKILYTGDINETPTRTLLPADKDIDEIDVLIIESTYGSPLDIKPSRKTLEKQLIDEIAETIENGGKVIIPVFAIGRAQEILLIINNYIRSGKLKDVPVYVDGSLIHATGIYMSYLDWLNPKLKNMVENRINPFGELKKADNGVFNKEPCIIVSTSGMVQGGPVLQYLSLLKSPKNKLILTGYQAEGTLGRALEEGVEEITPFKNKIPVRGKVVKIEFSAHGDYNSLVRYIKKIPTPKKAFVVHGERYQALSFAMTIWKSLKIPTFAPVNGSILPL